The Deltaproteobacteria bacterium genome includes the window GCCACGCCGAAGCTGTAGCCCGCCTCCCCGGCCAGCACTATCTTGCCGTCGGACTGGATCGCCACCGCCCACGCCCCGTCGTTGGCGCCAAAGTTGGTCGTCAGCTTGCCGGTCCTGTTTACTCCATCAATGGTTCCGAAGCCGGTGTCCAGCGAGCCGTCGGTGTTGTAGCGCGCCGCAGCGAAGTCCCTCCCGCCGCTGATGTAGGCGGAGCCGGCCACGACAATCTTGCCGTCGGACTGGAGCGCCACCGCCCGCGCCTCGTCGGTGGAGCCGAAGTCGGTGGTCACCCGGCCGCCGGTTCCGAAGGAGGTGTCCAGCGAGCCGTCGGGGTTGTAGCGCGCCAGCGCGAAGTCCTTGTTGGCGTTCTGCACCCAGCCGACGGCCACAATCTTGCCGTCGGACTGCTTCGCCACCGCGTGGATCTCGCTGGCCTTGGTGTTGAAGGGCGTCGTGACCTTGCCCCCGATGCCGAAGTCCGGGTCCAGGTCGGCGGCGTGGGATACGGTCAGTTTCAGGTTCACCGTGTCGCCTACGGACGGGACCGGAATAGCGTAATCGGTAGTGAAGGACCCAACAACCGAAAGAAGATCGCTGCCGGCCATGGGAAATCGCTCGCTGCCGATGTGCAGGGTAAGGGACTCCAGGTTCTTTTTCGGGGTCCCTGTGAAGGCAAAAGTAAAGAATTTATTTTCAGAAAAGCCGACTGAGTGCAGGCCATAGTCCGCTCCCCGAAACGTGAAGTCATCGTCCGAGAGTACGCTCGTATTCGAGCAGGCATAGGCCTCACCACCGCTGGTACCTTGGCTGGTGCAACCGATTGAGTTAGAGCCGGCCGGAGTGAGGTCCGCCACCGTCAGCGTCGCGGACCAGACGGTCTGCTCCGCCTCGTGGCTTGCGGAGACGGGCGGCGGGGCGAGGGGCGCCATGGG containing:
- a CDS encoding delta-60 repeat domain-containing protein — translated: MKRASLFRRAPLLLPLLAVLAMLLGPMAPLAPPPVSASHEAEQTVWSATLTVADLTPAGSNSIGCTSQGTSGGEAYACSNTSVLSDDDFTFRGADYGLHSVGFSENKFFTFAFTGTPKKNLESLTLHIGSERFPMAGSDLLSVVGSFTTDYAIPVPSVGDTVNLKLTVSHAADLDPDFGIGGKVTTPFNTKASEIHAVAKQSDGKIVAVGWVQNANKDFALARYNPDGSLDTSFGTGGRVTTDFGSTDEARAVALQSDGKIVVAGSAYISGGRDFAAARYNTDGSLDTGFGTIDGVNRTGKLTTNFGANDGAWAVAIQSDGKIVLAGEAGYSFGVA